The proteins below come from a single Burkholderiales bacterium genomic window:
- a CDS encoding methyltransferase domain-containing protein — MLAKLLTSLFAKQGGASPAALQRMAGGRAIDAYVASHPVRKLHLGAGAGSLDGWLSTDISPLSERIVYLDACEPFPIDDAAFDYVFSEHMIEHISWQAGARMLDECFRIMKPGATIRVATPDLAVLLALYTAPRDATAERYVRWITDRALPEIGSYKPAFVINNAFRAWGHQFLYDAELLETALVRAGFVSVRRCAYGESSDPHLRGIESHGHNVGDVAMVAFETMIFEADKPRRA, encoded by the coding sequence ATGCTGGCCAAGCTGCTGACCTCGTTGTTCGCCAAACAGGGCGGTGCGAGCCCGGCCGCCCTGCAACGGATGGCGGGCGGACGCGCGATCGACGCGTACGTCGCCTCGCACCCGGTGCGCAAGCTGCATCTGGGCGCAGGCGCCGGCAGCCTCGACGGCTGGTTGAGCACCGACATCTCGCCGCTCTCCGAGCGCATCGTCTACCTCGACGCGTGCGAGCCTTTCCCGATTGACGACGCGGCCTTCGACTACGTCTTCAGCGAGCACATGATCGAGCACATCTCGTGGCAGGCGGGGGCGCGCATGCTCGACGAGTGCTTCAGGATCATGAAACCGGGCGCGACCATACGCGTGGCGACGCCCGACCTCGCGGTGCTGCTTGCGCTGTACACCGCGCCCCGCGACGCGACCGCCGAGCGCTACGTGCGCTGGATCACCGACCGCGCGCTGCCCGAGATCGGCAGCTACAAGCCGGCGTTCGTCATCAACAACGCGTTCCGCGCGTGGGGCCACCAGTTCCTGTACGACGCCGAGCTCCTCGAGACCGCGCTCGTGCGCGCGGGCTTCGTCTCGGTGCGGCGCTGCGCGTACGGCGAATCGTCCGATCCGCATCTGCGCGGCATCGAATCGCACGGCCACAACGTCGGCGACGTGGCGATGGTGGCGTTCGAGACGATGATCTTCGAGGCGGACAAACCGCGGCGCGCGTGA
- a CDS encoding glycosyltransferase — protein MRREKVSIVTPTFEREPFLRLAHRTIRAQTYQDWEWLILDDSPKPSEYLRSVTDPRVRYLHTAGRMEIGRKRNELAAAAAGSVIAHFDDDDYYAPSYVERMLRRLDAGCDFVKLSGWYLYAVAYRALGYWDLNRKTGRVHVWQPPQPRTARRLTNENNRGLENVHLGYGFSYVYRTEVWRRQPFSGHAFRGEDEPFASAARAAFRVEHFRDLRGICLHVLHASNTSRCFPQYELPRFMLRALFPRAVEDYLTL, from the coding sequence ATGCGGCGCGAGAAGGTCAGCATCGTCACGCCGACGTTCGAGCGCGAGCCGTTCCTGCGCCTGGCGCATCGCACGATACGGGCGCAGACCTATCAAGACTGGGAGTGGCTGATCCTCGACGACAGCCCGAAACCCTCGGAGTATCTGCGCTCGGTGACCGACCCGCGCGTGCGCTATCTGCACACCGCCGGACGCATGGAGATCGGCCGCAAGCGCAACGAGCTCGCCGCGGCCGCTGCCGGCAGCGTCATCGCGCACTTCGACGACGACGACTATTACGCCCCGTCGTACGTCGAGCGCATGCTGCGGCGGCTCGATGCCGGCTGCGACTTCGTCAAGCTTTCGGGGTGGTACCTGTACGCGGTGGCGTATCGCGCGCTCGGCTACTGGGATCTGAACCGCAAGACCGGCCGCGTGCACGTGTGGCAGCCGCCGCAGCCGCGCACGGCGCGGCGCCTCACGAACGAGAACAACCGGGGACTGGAGAACGTGCACCTCGGTTACGGCTTCTCCTATGTCTATCGCACCGAGGTCTGGCGCCGCCAGCCGTTCTCCGGGCACGCGTTCCGCGGCGAGGACGAGCCGTTCGCGTCGGCGGCGCGGGCGGCGTTCCGGGTCGAGCACTTCCGCGACCTGCGCGGCATCTGTCTTCACGTGCTCCACGCGAGCAACACGTCGCGCTGCTTTCCGCAATACGAGCTGCCGCGCTTCATGCTGCGCGCGCTGTTTCCGCGCGCGGTCGAGGATTACCTCACTCTGTAG
- a CDS encoding tripartite tricarboxylate transporter substrate binding protein, with protein MRVMLALLLCLLPPAVIAQGFPSKPLRLVLRSPPGGTDDLLGRLIAQKMPDFLGQQVVVDYRTGAGGLVAWQYVTQAPPDGYTMLLAASGLGAIRTLRPDATIDPWRDFAWLSQVVNYQLIVLVHPSLPAQNLKQLIAMAKAKPGQLSYGSSGIGATPHLAGEYLKAMAKIDITHVPYKGAGPMYIDLLGGRLEMGMAVVGSAVPHIKAKRLRALGVSGSKRVAQIPDVPTIAEAGVSGYELDAYYALLAPGKTPRDIVNRLADATAKVVASPEYRTRVIESGMEPVANTPEQMLQVARKDGEKIEKIVRTANIHVGAQ; from the coding sequence ATGCGCGTCATGCTTGCGCTGCTGTTATGCCTGCTTCCGCCCGCCGTCATCGCGCAGGGGTTCCCGTCGAAACCGCTGCGCCTCGTGCTGCGCTCGCCGCCCGGCGGCACCGACGATCTCCTCGGCAGGCTGATCGCCCAGAAGATGCCCGACTTCCTCGGGCAGCAGGTCGTCGTCGACTATCGCACCGGCGCGGGCGGCCTGGTCGCGTGGCAGTACGTGACGCAAGCGCCGCCCGACGGCTACACGATGCTGCTCGCCGCGTCGGGCCTCGGGGCGATCAGGACGCTGCGTCCGGACGCGACCATCGATCCGTGGCGCGACTTCGCGTGGCTCTCGCAGGTCGTGAACTACCAGCTCATCGTGCTCGTGCACCCGTCGCTGCCGGCGCAGAACCTGAAGCAGCTCATCGCGATGGCCAAAGCCAAGCCGGGGCAGCTCAGCTACGGCTCGTCGGGCATCGGCGCCACGCCGCACCTCGCGGGCGAGTATCTCAAGGCCATGGCGAAGATCGACATCACCCACGTGCCGTACAAGGGCGCGGGACCGATGTATATCGATCTGCTCGGCGGACGGCTCGAGATGGGCATGGCGGTGGTGGGGAGCGCGGTGCCTCACATCAAGGCGAAAAGGCTGCGCGCGCTCGGCGTGTCCGGCTCGAAGCGCGTCGCGCAGATCCCCGACGTGCCGACGATCGCGGAAGCGGGCGTGTCGGGCTACGAGCTCGATGCGTATTACGCGCTGCTCGCTCCGGGCAAGACCCCGCGGGACATCGTCAACCGGCTCGCGGATGCGACGGCCAAGGTCGTCGCATCGCCGGAGTATCGGACGCGCGTGATCGAGTCGGGCATGGAGCCGGTCGCCAACACGCCGGAGCAGATGCTGCAGGTCGCGCGGAAGGACGGGGAGAAGATCGAGAAGATCGTGCGCACCGCGAACATCCACGTAGGAGCCCAATAA